One Podarcis raffonei isolate rPodRaf1 chromosome 3, rPodRaf1.pri, whole genome shotgun sequence genomic region harbors:
- the LRRC73 gene encoding leucine-rich repeat-containing protein 73 isoform X1, giving the protein MLPGSIQISGETLSSAEIRDICESLRENSIKLLSLRGCQLSDRDFGRICRGVAESHSLAQLNLNLGIVSNINRVKQLAEALKTNRSVQSLFLHGSPLTDAGLALLNPALSIHPSLVALDLGDCMLGDEGINLICGLLPPDGAKSGLKELTLSANPGITAKGWGRLAIAVAHSSQVRVLNLDYNPLGDQIAGMLAVSVASSRTLEVLDLEGTGLTNQSALILLDMVENYPTALRTLILAENNISPELQQQISDLLSEGEEDDETETHEVMAREKNNWICQSNSSSQMVLVTSGLGESLLAETEM; this is encoded by the exons ATGTTGCCGGGATCTATCCAGATCTCTGGGGAGACTTTATCAAGTGCCGAGATTCGGGATATCTGTGAGAGCCTGAGAGAGAACTCCATCAAACTGCTTTCGCTCCGGGGCTGTCAGCTTTCCGACAGAGATTTTGGACGCATCTGCAGGGGGGTCGCAGAATCTCACTCCTTAGCTCAACTTAATCTTAACTTGGGGATTGTCTCCAATATCAATCGGGTCAAGCAACTGGCTGAAGCCCTGAAGACCAACCGCTCTGTCCAGTCTTTGTT CCTCCATGGAAGTCCCCTGACAGATGCTGGTCTGGCTCTTCTGAACCCAGCACTCTCCATCCATCCCTCCCTAGTGGCCTTGGACTTAGGGGACTGCATGCTGGGTGATGAAGGTATTAACTTGATCTGTGGACTGCTCCCTCCTGATGGCGCCAAGTCAG GTTTGAAGGAGTTGACTCTCAGTGCTAACCCTGGCATCACAGCCAAAGGATGGGGGCGCCTGGCTATTGCAGTGGCTCATAGTTCCCAGGTGCGAGTGTTGAACTTGGACTACAACCCACTGG GTGACCAAATAGCAGGAATGCTGGCAGTTTCTGTGGCATCCAGCCGCACCCTCGAggttttggacttggaaggaacGGGACTCACCAACCAATCAGCCTTG ATCCTGCTGGATATGGTGGAAAACTACCCGACAGCCTTGCGGACGCTGATCCTGGCAGAGAACAACATCAGCCCTGAACTTCAGCAGCAGATCTCTGACCTTCTTTCTGAGGGTGAGGAAGACGACGAGACGGAGACCCATGAAGTCATGGCAAGAGAGAAGAACAACTGGATCTGCCAGAGCA ATTCTAGTTCCCAGATGGTCTTGGTAACTTCAGGCCTTGGAGAAAGTCTTCTAGCAGAAACAGAGATGTGA
- the LRRC73 gene encoding leucine-rich repeat-containing protein 73 isoform X2 produces MLPGSIQISGETLSSAEIRDICESLRENSIKLLSLRGCQLSDRDFGRICRGVAESHSLAQLNLNLGIVSNINRVKQLAEALKTNRSVQSLFLHGSPLTDAGLALLNPALSIHPSLVALDLGDCMLGDEGINLICGLLPPDGAKSGDQIAGMLAVSVASSRTLEVLDLEGTGLTNQSALILLDMVENYPTALRTLILAENNISPELQQQISDLLSEGEEDDETETHEVMAREKNNWICQSNSSSQMVLVTSGLGESLLAETEM; encoded by the exons ATGTTGCCGGGATCTATCCAGATCTCTGGGGAGACTTTATCAAGTGCCGAGATTCGGGATATCTGTGAGAGCCTGAGAGAGAACTCCATCAAACTGCTTTCGCTCCGGGGCTGTCAGCTTTCCGACAGAGATTTTGGACGCATCTGCAGGGGGGTCGCAGAATCTCACTCCTTAGCTCAACTTAATCTTAACTTGGGGATTGTCTCCAATATCAATCGGGTCAAGCAACTGGCTGAAGCCCTGAAGACCAACCGCTCTGTCCAGTCTTTGTT CCTCCATGGAAGTCCCCTGACAGATGCTGGTCTGGCTCTTCTGAACCCAGCACTCTCCATCCATCCCTCCCTAGTGGCCTTGGACTTAGGGGACTGCATGCTGGGTGATGAAGGTATTAACTTGATCTGTGGACTGCTCCCTCCTGATGGCGCCAAGTCAG GTGACCAAATAGCAGGAATGCTGGCAGTTTCTGTGGCATCCAGCCGCACCCTCGAggttttggacttggaaggaacGGGACTCACCAACCAATCAGCCTTG ATCCTGCTGGATATGGTGGAAAACTACCCGACAGCCTTGCGGACGCTGATCCTGGCAGAGAACAACATCAGCCCTGAACTTCAGCAGCAGATCTCTGACCTTCTTTCTGAGGGTGAGGAAGACGACGAGACGGAGACCCATGAAGTCATGGCAAGAGAGAAGAACAACTGGATCTGCCAGAGCA ATTCTAGTTCCCAGATGGTCTTGGTAACTTCAGGCCTTGGAGAAAGTCTTCTAGCAGAAACAGAGATGTGA